One segment of Primulina tabacum isolate GXHZ01 chromosome 14, ASM2559414v2, whole genome shotgun sequence DNA contains the following:
- the LOC142524323 gene encoding dihydrolipoyllysine-residue acetyltransferase component 1 of pyruvate dehydrogenase complex, mitochondrial-like isoform X2, whose protein sequence is MPSGLKLQLGVRYYSSSEVPDHIVLQMPALSPTMSQGNIAKWRKKEGDKIEVGDVICEIETDKATLEFESLEEGFLAKILVPEGAKDVPVGQPIAITVEDPDAMGNIPATVNGSEVQDKTSSEQNLTPGDNTQQSSSADISPSGLPPHIVLEMPALSPTMNQGNIAKWRKKEGDKIEVGDVICEIETDKATLEFESLEEGFLAKILVAEGSKDVAVGQPIAVTVEDPNDIEAVKTSVKDEKPVQKSTSKDITMEKTSFNRISPAAKILIAEHGLDTSLIAASGPRGTLLKGDVLAAMKSGKGSTKISESQKSSPSPTTQPQTSSSTSVGLKSIVQQTDAYKDLPNSQIRKVIATRLLESKQSTPHLYLSTDVILDPLLSFRKELKAKYDVKVSVNDIVIKAVAVALKNVPEANAYWDAGKGEIILRDSVDISIAVATEKGLMTPILINADQKSISSISSEVKELAEKARTGKLKPNEFQGGTFSISNLGMFPVDHFCAIINPPQAGILAVGRGNQVVEPVIGDDGTEKPAVVTKMNLTLSADHRVFDGKVGGTFMTALRSNFSDIRKLLL, encoded by the exons ATGCCTTCTGGCCTTAAG CTACAACTTGGTGTCAGATATTATTCATCATCAG AGGTTCCTGATCATATTGTGCTTCAGATGCCAGCTTTGTCGCCTACAATG AGCCAAGGTAACATCGCAAAGTGGAGGAAGAAAGAGGGAGATAAG ATAGAAGTGGGTGATGTGATTTGTGAAATAGAAACAGACAAAGCTACCCTGGAGTTTGAAAGTCTTGAAGAAGG GTTTTTGGCTAAGATCCTGGTTCCTGAGGGCGCAAAGGATGTTCCGGTGGGTCAACCTATAGCAATTACT GTTGAGGATCCAGATGCTATGGGGAATATTCCCGCAACTGTTAATGGGTCAGAAGTTCAAGATAAAACATCTAGTGAACAAAATTTGACTCCTGGAGACAACACACAACAATCGAGCTCTGCTGACATCAGCCCTTCTGGACTTCCTCCTCACATTGTGCTTGAAATGCCAGCATTGTCACCAACCATG AACCAGGGAAATATTGCAAAATGGAGGAAAAAAGAAGGTGATAAG ATCGAGGTTGGCGATGTTATTTGTGAAATAGAAACAGACAAAGCAACCCTTGAATTTGAAAGTCTTGAAGAAGG GTTCCTGGCCAAAATATTGGTTGCAGAAGGGTCAAAAGATGTTGCTGTGGGCCAGCCTATTGCAGTAACT GTTGAGGATCCAAATGATATTGAAGCTGTAAAGACATCTGTCAAAGATGAAAAGCCTGTTCAAAAAAGCACTTCAAAGGACATCACAATGGAGAAAACAAGTTTTAATCGGATTAGTCCTGCTGCAAAGATACTAATTGCAGAGCACGGACTGGATACATCTTTAATAGCAGCATCTGGTCCTCGTGGTACTTTGTTGAAGGGCGACGTTTTGGCTGCGATGAAATCTGGCAAAGGATCTACcaaaatctctgaatctcagaaGAGTTCTCCATCACCTACAACTCAACCTCAAACTTCTTCCTCCACATCAGTAGGATTAAAATCCATTGTACAGCAGACAGATGCTTATAAAGATCTTCCGAATAGTCAAATTCGCAAG GTGATAGCTACACGTTTATTGGAATCTAAACAATCCACGCCCCATTTATATTTATCAACAG ATGTTATTCTGGATCCTCTTCTCTCCTTCAGAAAGGAGCTTAAAG CAAAATATGATGTTAAAGTCTCAGTGAATGATATTGTCATCAAAGCGGTTGCAGTTGCATTGAAAAATGTACCAGAAGCAAATG CTTACTGGGATGCTGGGAAAGGTGAAATTATTTTACGTGACTCAGTTGATATTTCCATTGCAGTAGCAACAGAGAAG GGCTTGATGACTCCGATCCTTATAAATGCTGATCAAAAGTCTATATCATCCATTTCCTCAGAG GTCAAAGAACTTGCTGAAAAAGCAAGAACGGGAAAGCTTAAGCCCAATGAGTTTCAAGGTGGCACATTCAG CATCTCAAATTTGGGGATGTTTCCTGTAGATCACTTTTGTGCAATCATAAATCCTCCACAg GCTGGCATTCTTGCTGTTGGTAGGGGCAATCAAGTTGTTGAACCAGTTATTGGAGATGATG GAACTGAGAAGCCTGCTGTTGTGACAAAAATGAATCTAACATTGTCTGCTGATCATCGTGTTTTTGATGGAAAAGTCGGAG GCACCTTCATGACGGCACTACGATCAAATTTCAGCGATATTAGAAAACTTCTTTTGTGA
- the LOC142523662 gene encoding mRNA cap guanine-N(7) methyltransferase 2-like isoform X2: MMNSYQTHRPTESTHHRLIEFAKVCDLFCGEVSDEEKWDDAQIGHYVGIDMVTTGVSEVREAWESRRKTYTVVHMTLLVIGDVELHWKDKEKQADIVFCMQHLPL, from the exons ATGATGAATTCCTATCAAACCCATCGTCCCACCGAATCAACTCACCACCGTCTGATCGAGTTCGCTAAA GTTTGTGATTTGTTTTGTGGAGAAGTGTCCGATGAGGAGAAATGGGATGATGCTCAAATTGGTCACTACGTTGGCATTG ATATGGTGACAACTGGAGTTAGTGAAGTGAGGGAAGCATGGGAGAGTCGACGCAAGACTTACACAGTTGTGCATATGACGTTACTCGTAATT GGAGATGTAGAGTTGCACTGGAAGGACAAAGAAAAGCAGGCTGATATTGTTTTCTGTATGCAGCATTTACCG TTATGA
- the LOC142523662 gene encoding mRNA cap guanine-N(7) methyltransferase 2-like isoform X3, whose product MMNSYQTHRPTESTHHRLIEFAKVCDLFCGEVSDEEKWDDAQIGHYVGIDMVTTGVSEVREAWESRRKTYTVVHMTLLVIGDVELHWKDKEKQADIVFCMQHLPG is encoded by the exons ATGATGAATTCCTATCAAACCCATCGTCCCACCGAATCAACTCACCACCGTCTGATCGAGTTCGCTAAA GTTTGTGATTTGTTTTGTGGAGAAGTGTCCGATGAGGAGAAATGGGATGATGCTCAAATTGGTCACTACGTTGGCATTG ATATGGTGACAACTGGAGTTAGTGAAGTGAGGGAAGCATGGGAGAGTCGACGCAAGACTTACACAGTTGTGCATATGACGTTACTCGTAATT GGAGATGTAGAGTTGCACTGGAAGGACAAAGAAAAGCAGGCTGATATTGTTTTCTGTATGCAGCATTTACCG GGCTAA
- the LOC142523662 gene encoding mRNA cap guanine-N(7) methyltransferase 2-like isoform X1, which translates to MMNSYQTHRPTESTHHRLIEFAKVCDLFCGEVSDEEKWDDAQIGHYVGIDMVTTGVSEVREAWESRRKTYTVVHMTLLVIGDVELHWKDKEKQADIVFCMQHLPRRK; encoded by the exons ATGATGAATTCCTATCAAACCCATCGTCCCACCGAATCAACTCACCACCGTCTGATCGAGTTCGCTAAA GTTTGTGATTTGTTTTGTGGAGAAGTGTCCGATGAGGAGAAATGGGATGATGCTCAAATTGGTCACTACGTTGGCATTG ATATGGTGACAACTGGAGTTAGTGAAGTGAGGGAAGCATGGGAGAGTCGACGCAAGACTTACACAGTTGTGCATATGACGTTACTCGTAATT GGAGATGTAGAGTTGCACTGGAAGGACAAAGAAAAGCAGGCTGATATTGTTTTCTGTATGCAGCATTTACCG AGGAGAAAGTGA
- the LOC142524323 gene encoding dihydrolipoyllysine-residue acetyltransferase component 1 of pyruvate dehydrogenase complex, mitochondrial-like isoform X1: MALSRLRNPAIFRAPSLFRARFISFSSAHPSLNRCRGLNQGIDAETTCLRTSFSVGKRVHYMPSGLKLQLGVRYYSSSEVPDHIVLQMPALSPTMSQGNIAKWRKKEGDKIEVGDVICEIETDKATLEFESLEEGFLAKILVPEGAKDVPVGQPIAITVEDPDAMGNIPATVNGSEVQDKTSSEQNLTPGDNTQQSSSADISPSGLPPHIVLEMPALSPTMNQGNIAKWRKKEGDKIEVGDVICEIETDKATLEFESLEEGFLAKILVAEGSKDVAVGQPIAVTVEDPNDIEAVKTSVKDEKPVQKSTSKDITMEKTSFNRISPAAKILIAEHGLDTSLIAASGPRGTLLKGDVLAAMKSGKGSTKISESQKSSPSPTTQPQTSSSTSVGLKSIVQQTDAYKDLPNSQIRKVIATRLLESKQSTPHLYLSTDVILDPLLSFRKELKAKYDVKVSVNDIVIKAVAVALKNVPEANAYWDAGKGEIILRDSVDISIAVATEKGLMTPILINADQKSISSISSEVKELAEKARTGKLKPNEFQGGTFSISNLGMFPVDHFCAIINPPQAGILAVGRGNQVVEPVIGDDGTEKPAVVTKMNLTLSADHRVFDGKVGGTFMTALRSNFSDIRKLLL, translated from the exons ATGGCATTATCCAGGCTTAGAAATCCGGCGATCTTCCGAGCTCCTTCTCTCTTCAGGGCACGTTTTATCTCTTTTTCCTCCGCTCATCCATCGCTCAATCG ATGTAGGGGGTTAAATCAAGGTATTGATGCTGAGACCACTTGCTTGAG GACATCTTTTTCAGTGGGCAAAAGGGTTCATTATATGCCTTCTGGCCTTAAG CTACAACTTGGTGTCAGATATTATTCATCATCAG AGGTTCCTGATCATATTGTGCTTCAGATGCCAGCTTTGTCGCCTACAATG AGCCAAGGTAACATCGCAAAGTGGAGGAAGAAAGAGGGAGATAAG ATAGAAGTGGGTGATGTGATTTGTGAAATAGAAACAGACAAAGCTACCCTGGAGTTTGAAAGTCTTGAAGAAGG GTTTTTGGCTAAGATCCTGGTTCCTGAGGGCGCAAAGGATGTTCCGGTGGGTCAACCTATAGCAATTACT GTTGAGGATCCAGATGCTATGGGGAATATTCCCGCAACTGTTAATGGGTCAGAAGTTCAAGATAAAACATCTAGTGAACAAAATTTGACTCCTGGAGACAACACACAACAATCGAGCTCTGCTGACATCAGCCCTTCTGGACTTCCTCCTCACATTGTGCTTGAAATGCCAGCATTGTCACCAACCATG AACCAGGGAAATATTGCAAAATGGAGGAAAAAAGAAGGTGATAAG ATCGAGGTTGGCGATGTTATTTGTGAAATAGAAACAGACAAAGCAACCCTTGAATTTGAAAGTCTTGAAGAAGG GTTCCTGGCCAAAATATTGGTTGCAGAAGGGTCAAAAGATGTTGCTGTGGGCCAGCCTATTGCAGTAACT GTTGAGGATCCAAATGATATTGAAGCTGTAAAGACATCTGTCAAAGATGAAAAGCCTGTTCAAAAAAGCACTTCAAAGGACATCACAATGGAGAAAACAAGTTTTAATCGGATTAGTCCTGCTGCAAAGATACTAATTGCAGAGCACGGACTGGATACATCTTTAATAGCAGCATCTGGTCCTCGTGGTACTTTGTTGAAGGGCGACGTTTTGGCTGCGATGAAATCTGGCAAAGGATCTACcaaaatctctgaatctcagaaGAGTTCTCCATCACCTACAACTCAACCTCAAACTTCTTCCTCCACATCAGTAGGATTAAAATCCATTGTACAGCAGACAGATGCTTATAAAGATCTTCCGAATAGTCAAATTCGCAAG GTGATAGCTACACGTTTATTGGAATCTAAACAATCCACGCCCCATTTATATTTATCAACAG ATGTTATTCTGGATCCTCTTCTCTCCTTCAGAAAGGAGCTTAAAG CAAAATATGATGTTAAAGTCTCAGTGAATGATATTGTCATCAAAGCGGTTGCAGTTGCATTGAAAAATGTACCAGAAGCAAATG CTTACTGGGATGCTGGGAAAGGTGAAATTATTTTACGTGACTCAGTTGATATTTCCATTGCAGTAGCAACAGAGAAG GGCTTGATGACTCCGATCCTTATAAATGCTGATCAAAAGTCTATATCATCCATTTCCTCAGAG GTCAAAGAACTTGCTGAAAAAGCAAGAACGGGAAAGCTTAAGCCCAATGAGTTTCAAGGTGGCACATTCAG CATCTCAAATTTGGGGATGTTTCCTGTAGATCACTTTTGTGCAATCATAAATCCTCCACAg GCTGGCATTCTTGCTGTTGGTAGGGGCAATCAAGTTGTTGAACCAGTTATTGGAGATGATG GAACTGAGAAGCCTGCTGTTGTGACAAAAATGAATCTAACATTGTCTGCTGATCATCGTGTTTTTGATGGAAAAGTCGGAG GCACCTTCATGACGGCACTACGATCAAATTTCAGCGATATTAGAAAACTTCTTTTGTGA
- the LOC142524222 gene encoding LOW QUALITY PROTEIN: uncharacterized protein LOC142524222 (The sequence of the model RefSeq protein was modified relative to this genomic sequence to represent the inferred CDS: deleted 1 base in 1 codon), with translation MSSTSNSKRMMGDDDEEKEFEHFDDFTLASSWERFISEIEAVCRQWKADGPKNLLIKDAVQTDILKDLYKVKSEFKYAKKSYCMEYYFDTSNNGIVIDWNQPLHDLQLSFGVKEFLVIALQSASGVVLDAPEASKLLSAVAIALSNCSCLWPAFVPVHDPSRKAYIGIQNMGTIFTRRFEADRIGSQVPIKLMHLEGLYELFISKFAYTAVDLSMHHFEVQFKMKLTYRTPVYVEEDEVQEFEAEGTKSGESLKSDKHGKIQWDDDCPWSQWYTSEDPVKGFQLLAVWSEITAESSLDMAELENASPLEADKWFLNPNLSQNIGVSGGNTIGFASQLHLLVRALKMSLDAQFLVDFVSAAENSGSETLKSSEAVPPPTVLDRVLKNLFHEGAQLDFSLGEHRNLLAVKGAALESLFAQFCLHVLWFGNCSKHAIAVLWIEFVREVRWCWEESQPLPRMPVNGTIDLSTCLINQKLHMLAICINEKRRQDRGNDVAGSGDSDTVHKAFKWSSRAYDAFEIMQEYAWSNNTGSTRMTEDMYEERQLAAQALGDSFNFSAQLEKDILSSDMSAFKAANPDAVFEDFIRWHSPKDWENDVNIEHNQVSPSNANRGSTVKWSPCGRLSERMSDHGNSWRKIWNEAQPLHASKQKPLLDPNREGEKVLHYLETLKPHQLLPQIICTALRAAADTLNQTSFVDLKHMTTKIGQLYITMGSMLKHLQTHDIIGDDGIEDLTRLCTTFEHIEKLILLAASLHHKFLQSPHLAQAIFNDYYNYYLPKTGTGSAQGDTQKDSDKKQQISSRDRHVVANMFPPPTENQSWRKVLSMGNLLNGHEPILREIIFLKRDRVGGSYYAAGTPKVYQQDVETYRMYVCATSNDLGVALAVASCD, from the exons atgtCGTCAACCAGCAATTCAAAACGCATGATGGgggatgatgatgaagaaaagGAG TTTGAGCATTTTGATGACTTCACTCTCGCATCTTCATGGGAAAG GTTCATTTCTGAAATAGAAGCTGTGTGTCGACAATGGAAAGCTGATGGTCCAAAGAATCTATTG ATAAAGGATGCTGTTCAAACCGATATATTGAAGGATTTGTACAAGGTTAAATCTGAGTTCAAGTATGCAAAGAAAAGCTATTGCATGGAGTACTATTTCGACACAAGCAATAATG GTATAGTCATTGACTGGAATCAACCTTTACATGATTTGCAACTATCGTTTGGGGTGAAGGAGTTTTTG GTGATTGCTCTGCAAAGTGCAAGTGGTGTGGTTCTCGATGCACCAGAGGCTAGCAAACTTTTGAGTGCAGTTGCCATTGCTTTGTCCAATTGTTCGTG CCTGTGGCCAGCATTTGTTCCAGTTCATGATCCTTCACGCAAAGCCTACATTGGTATTCAAAATATGGGAACAATTTTTACCAGAAGATTTGAAGCTGACCGCATTGGTAGCCAAGTTCCAATAAAGCTTATGCATTTGGAAGGATTATATGAGCTATTCATTTCTAAATTT GCCTATACTGCTGTGGACTTGTCAATGCATCATTTTGAAGTCCAATTTAAGATGAAGTTAACCTACAGAACCCCTGTATACGTTGAGGAAGACGAAGTGCAAGAATTTGAAGCCGAGGGCACAAAATCCGGTGAAAGTCTTAAGAGTGACAAACATGGGAAAATCCAATGGGATGATGATTGTCCTTGGAGTCAGTGGTACACATCGGAGGACCCAGTCAAAG GATTTCAACTGCTTGCAGTATGGTCTGAGATAACAGCAGAAAGTTCTCTGGATATGGCTGAATTGGAAAATGCCTCTCCTTTGGAAGCTGATAAGTGGTTCTTGAATCCAAATCTTTCCCAAAATAT TGGTGTTTCTGGTGGAAACACCATTGGATTTGCATCACAGCTGCACCTTCTGGTTAGGGCATTGAAAATGTCACTGGATGCTCAATTTTTGGTAGATTTTGTGTCAG CGGCTGAAAACTCAGGTTCTGAAACTttgaagtcatcagaagctgtGCCTCCCCCAACAGTTCTTGATCGTGtgctaaaaaatttatttcatgaag GAGCTCAATTAGATTTTTCTTTGGGGGAGCATAGAAATTTGCTAGCTGTTAAAGGCGCTGCTCTTGAATCGTTATTTGCACAGTTCTGTTTACACGTCCTTTGGTTTGGAAATTGTAGTAAACATG CAATAGCTGTACTCTGGATAGAGTTTGTAAGGGAGGTTCGTTGGTGTTGGGAAGAATCACAGCCACTTCCAAGAATGCCAGTCAATGGCACAATCGACTTATCTACCTGCTTGATTAATCAGAAATTGCACATG CTTGCAATATGCATCAATGAGAAACGTCGACAAGATAGAGGGAATGATGTTGCTGGAAGTGGTGATTCTGATACTGTTCAT AAAGCATTCAAGTGGAGTTCCCGTGCCTATGATGCTTTTGAAATCATGCAAGAGTATGCATGGTCCAATAACACAG GATCCACTCGTATGACTGAAGATATGTATGAAGAACGACAACTTGCTGCTCAAGCCTTGGGTGATTCATTT AATTTCTCTGCTCAACTTGAGAAAGATATCCTATCATCAG ATATGTCTGCATTCAAGGCTGCTAATCCAGATGCCGTCTTTGAAGATTTCATTCGGTggcattcaccaaaagattggGAAAATGATGTTAATATTGAACACAATCAAGTGTCTCCAAGTAATGCAAATCGAGGGTCAACAGTCAAGTGGTCTCCTTGTGGAAGACTATCAGAGAGAATGTCAGATCATGGGAACTCGTGGAGAAAGATCTGGAATGAAGCTCAGCCTTTACATGCTTCCAAACAAAAGCCACTGCTAGATCCAAATAGAGAAGGAGAAAAG GTTCTTCATTATTTGGAGACTCTGAAACCGCACCAACTGCTGCCACAAATAATCTGTACTGCCTTAAGAGCAGCAGCTGACACTCTTAATCAGACTTCA TTTGTTGACTTAAAGCACATGACCACAAAAATCGGACAGTTGTACATTACCATGGGATCGATGCTAAAACATCTTCAAA CGCATGATATAATTGGTGATGATGGCATAGAAGACCTCACACGATTGTGTACGACCTTTGAACACATTGAGAAGTTAATTTTACTTGCAGCATCTCTTCACCACAAATTCTTGCAATCCCCACACCTTGCACAAGCAATTTTCAACGATTACTACAATTACTATCTCCCTAAAACGGGAACTGGCTCTGCACAAGGTGATACTCAGAAG GATTCTGACAAGAAGCAACAAATAAGCTCACGCGACAGACATGTGGTTGCCAACATGTTCCCTCCACCAACTGAAAACCAGTCGTGGAGGAAAGTTTTGAGCATGGGAAATCTCCTCAATGGCCACGAACCAATCTTGAGGgagataattttcttgaaacgCGATCGAGTCGGGGGAAGCTACTACGCTGCAGGTACGCCTAAGGTTTATCAACAAGACGTCGAAACATACAGAATGTATGTATGTGCAACCTCAAATGATCTTGGTGTAGCTCTTGCTGTTGCCTCTTGTGACTAA